The Castanea sativa cultivar Marrone di Chiusa Pesio chromosome 11, ASM4071231v1 genome contains a region encoding:
- the LOC142615187 gene encoding UPF0481 protein At3g47200-like translates to MAMSTISSESSYEKELECKEIIIQNPQWRPECCIYKVPKRLREVKKEAYTPRLISVGPLHRNIDASNEMEMLKQKYFQEFFHRTWKDRMEFENIVNKNEENIRHCYAAEISLPGKEDFAKMILLDSIFIIELFLRTATRQEYEKDDYILSKPWLDEGIKHDLILLENQLPFFIFDELHHHIGRSTSIHKSFIDLACNYFFRGDQKKPIEKEVKHFTDLQRYFYLPRNLETGNSIEHLHSATKLDTAGLKFQVCKENQADKVLLDIQVEKPNLSEIFPRFNCSWLLHCLPCLKCFWCLDCLQTRLVVPRFVINHGTEDLFRNLMALEQCHYPFEAYICNYIVLLDFLINTREDAELLVEKKIIAHSLGSYKAVAQMVNKLGQEIVEKNSCYHNVAKDLNEHYGSRWNKNIASLRTVYFRDVWRGTATFVGIVVLFVTIGNFLRPFVFHK, encoded by the coding sequence ATGGCAATGTCAACCATTTCTTCTGAGTCTTCCTATGAAAAAGAACTTGAATGCAAAGAAATCATCATTCAGAATCCCCAGTGGCGCCCCGAGTGTTGCATCTACAAAGTCCCCAAGAGACTTCGTGAGGTAAAGAAGGAAGCCTACACTCCAAGGCTAATTTCAGTAGGCCCTCTTCATCGCAACATAGATGCATCAAATGAAATGGAAAtgcttaaacaaaaatatttccaGGAATTCTTTCATCGGACATGGAAAGACCGAATGGAATTTGAAAACATTGttaacaaaaatgaagaaaatatcCGCCATTGTTATGCAGCAGAGATCTCTCTACCCGGAAAGGAAGATTTTGCGAAAATGATTCTATTGGATTCTATCTTTATCATTGAGCTCTTCTTGAGGACTGCTACAAGGCAAGAATATGAAAAGGATGATTATATATTAAGTAAACCATGGCTAGACGAAGGCATAAAGCATGACTTGATATTACTTGAGAATCAGcttccatttttcatttttgacgAGTTACATCATCACATTGGAAGGTCTACAAGCATTCATAAGTCCTTTATTGACCTTGCCTGTAATTACTTTTTTCGGGGTGACCAGAAAAAACCCATTGAGAAGgaagtaaaacattttactgATTTGCAGAGATATTTCTACTTACCCCGGAACCTGGAAACTGGAAACAGTATTGAACATCTACATAGTGCAACAAAGTTGGACACTGCGGGATTGAAATTCCAGGTATGTAAGGAGAATCAAGCAGATAAAGTTTTACTTGACATTCAAGTCGAGAAGCCAAATCTCTCAGAAATTTTTCCAAGATTCAATTGCTCATGGCTCTTGCATTGCTTACCATGCTTAAAATGCTTTTGGTGCTTGGACTGTCTGCAAACTAGATTGGTGGTTCCACGCTTTGTGATAAATCACGGAACAGAAGACCTTTTCCGGAACCTCATGGCCCTCGAGCAGTGTCATTATCCATTTGAAGCTTACATTTGCAATTATATTGTGCTATTGGATTTTCTTATAAACACTAGAGAAGATGCGGAGTTGCTTGTTGAGAAAAAGATTATTGCTCACTCGTTAGGCAGCTATAAAGCGGTTGCCCAAATGGTTAACAAACTTGGCCAAGaaattgtggaaaaaaattCCTGCTACCATAATGTTGCTAAAGATCTTAATGAGCACTATGGCAGCCGGTGGAATAAAAATATTGCATCATTAAGGACTGTATATTTCCGTGATGTTTGGAGAGGCACAGCAACTTTTGTTGGAATTGTAGTCTTGTTTGTAACTATTGGGAATTTCCTTAGGCCTTTTGTCTTTCACAAATAA
- the LOC142615183 gene encoding UPF0481 protein At3g47200-like, whose protein sequence is MANSTTSSDSFHEKELECKEIIIQQPHWRPECCIYKVPKRLREVKMEAYTPRLISIGPVHRDIDALKEMESLKQKYFQEFFQRTWKCQTEFKNIVQRNEDSIRHCYAQDISLPKMEVFVEMILLDSIFIIELFLRTATRKECQKDDYILSKPWLEEGIKHDLILLENQLPFFILDELHHHIGRSTSIHESFLKLACSYFFPRTKKIPIEKEVKHFTDLQRDFYYPPNLKTGSTIEHLHSATKLDTAGLKFQVCKEDQAERFLLDIEVKKPNPLEIFPRFKCSWLLQCLPCLKCFWCLDRLQTRLVVPRFVMDHGTEDLFRNLMALEQCHYPFQAYICNYIVLLDFLINTREDAELLVEKKIIAHSLGSYKAVAQMVNKLGQEIVEKNSCYHDVAEDLSEHYGNWWNKNIASLRTIYFRDVWRGTATFVGIVVLFVTVGNFLRPFVFHK, encoded by the coding sequence ATGGCCAATTCAACCACTTCTAGTGATTCTTTTCATGAAAAAGAACTTGAATGCAAAGAAATTATCATTCAGCAACCCCACTGGCGCCCCGAGTGTTGCATCTACAAGGTCCCCAAGAGACTTCGTGAAGTAAAGATGGAAGCCTACACTCCAAGGCTAATTTCAATAGGCCCTGTTCATCGCGACATAGATGCATTGAAGGAAATGGAAAgccttaaacaaaaatatttccaGGAATTCTTTCAGCGGACCTGGAAATGCCAGACGGAATTTAAAAACATCGTTCAAAGAAATGAAGACAGTATCCGGCATTGTTATGCACAAGACATCTCTCTACCCAAAATGGAAGTTTTTGTGGAAATGATTTTACTGGATTCTATCTTTATCATTGAGCTCTTCTTAAGGACTGCTACAAGGAAAGAATGTCAAAAGGATGATTATATATTAAGTAAACCGTGGCTAGAAGAAGGAATTAAGCATGACTTGATATTACTTGAGAATCAGCTTCCATTTTTCATTCTTGACGAGTTACATCATCACATTGGAAGGTCTACAAGCATTCATGAATCATTTCTTAAACTTGCCTGTAGTTACTTTTTTCCCAGAACAAAGAAAATACCCATTGAGAAGGAAGTAAAACATTTCACTGATTTGCAGAGAGATTTCTACTATCCACCCAACTTGAAAACTGGAAGCACTATTGAACATCTACATAGTGCAACAAAGTTGGACACGGCAGGATTGAAATTCCAGGTGTGTAAGGAAGATCAAGCAGAAAGATTTTTACTTGACATTGAAGTCAAGAAGCCGAATCCCTTAGAAATTTTTCCGAGATTCAAATGCTCGTGGCTCTTGCAATGCTTACCATGCTTAAAATGCTTTTGGTGCTTGGACCGTCTGCAAACTAGATTGGTAGTTCCACGCTTCGTGATGGATCACGGAACAGAAGACCTTTTCCGAAACCTCATGGCCCTTGAGCAGTGTCATTATCCATTCCAAGCTTACATTTGCAATTATATCGTGCTATTAGATTTTCTTATAAACACTAGAGAAGATGCGGAATTGCTTGTTGAAAAGAAGATTATTGCTCACTCGTTAGGCAGCTATAAAGCAGTTGCCCAAATGGTTAACAAACTTGGCCAAGaaattgtggaaaaaaattCATGTTACCATGATGTCGCTGAAGATCTTAGTGAGCACTATGGCAACTGGTGGAATAAAAATATTGCATCCTTGAGAACAATATATTTCCGTGATGTTTGGAGAGGCACTGCAACTTTTGTTGGAATTGTAGTCTTGTTTGTAACTGTTGGGAATTTCCTTAGGCCTTTTGTCTTTCACAAATAA
- the LOC142618007 gene encoding UPF0481 protein At3g47200-like, which produces MPASFAEETIIDISLVREPNWDPDCCIYKVPKRLRNVKNAAYTPKLILIGPVHHNREEPEDMKIMETLKKRYFKKFFSRTKKIQEDFEKIVEENKDKIRHCYAEEITLPEGKNFVDMILLDSIFIIELFLRSEAKEEEKDYILSKPWLKDGIRQDLILLENQVPFFIVDELYQDFAKSTGIQTSFLTLACKYFFNSEEEICDEKIVKHFTDLQRYFFKPPNQKPGDPIEHRHSATKLEMAGLIFQTQKGPEKKRSLLNVQIQKCNKLSKIFPCFNCSWLWGCIPCLKKIPYLKCMQTHLVVPHFVVDNKTEDLFRNLMALEQCHYPKEAYICNYILLLDFLINNKDYVELLVEEGVIVNSLGSNEAVAEMVNKLGHEIVEVNSYYHDVAEDLNSYYRNLWNQNMASLKTVYFRDIWRGTATVVGIIVLVVTIMNFLRPFVFKHI; this is translated from the coding sequence ATGCCTGCCAGTTTCGCAGAAGAGACTATCATTGACATATCACTAGTCAGGGAGCCTAATTGGGACCCGGATTGTTGCATCTACAAGGTCCCCAAAAGACTACGCAATGTAAAGAATGCAGCCTACACTCCAAAGCTTATTTTAATAGGCCCTGTTCATCACAACAGGGAGGAACCAGAGGACATGAAGATCATGGAAACTCTGAAAAAAAGATATTTCAAGAAATTCTTTTCTCGAACTAAGAAAATCCAAGAAGATTTTGAAAAGATCgttgaagaaaacaaagataagATCCGCCATTGTTATGCTGAAGAGATCACTCTACCTGAAGGGAAAAATTTTGTGGATATGATTCTCCTGGATTCTATCTTTATCATTGAGCTTTTCTTGAGGAGTGAAgctaaggaagaagaaaaggattATATACTAAGTAAACCATGGCTAAAGGATGGTATAAGGCAAGACTTGATATTACTCGAGAATCAGGTTCcattttttattgttgatgagTTGTATCAAGATTTTGCAAAGTCTACAGGCATTCAAACTTCCTTTCTTACGCTTGCTTGTAAGTACTTTTTTAACAGCGAGGAGGAAATATGCGATGAGAAGATAGTAAAACATTTCACTGATTTGCAGAGATATTTCTTCAAACCACCCAACCAGAAACCTGGGGATCCTATTGAACATCGACATAGTGCAACAAAACTGGAGATGGCGGGATTGATATTCCAAACTCAAAAAGGAccagaaaaaaagagaagcttACTTAACGTACAAATCCAGAAGTGTAATAAGTTGTCAAAAATATTTCCATGTTTCAATTGCTCATGGCTCTGGGGTTGCATACCGTGCTTGAAAAAAATTCCatacttgaagtgtatgcaaaCTCACTTGGTAGTTCCACACTTTGTGGTAGATAACAAAACTGAAGACCTTTTTCGAAATCTCATGGCCCTTGAGCAGTGTCATTATCCAAAAGAAGCTTACATATGCAATTATATCTTGCTATTGGATTTTCttatcaacaataaagattATGTGGAGTTGCTTGTTGAGGAAGGAGTTATTGTCAACTCGTTAGGCAGCAATGAAGCAGTTGCCGAAATGGTTAACAAACTTGGCCACGAAATTGTGGAAGTAAATTCCTATTACCATGATGTTGCTGAAGATCTTAATAGTTACTACCGTAACCTGTGGAATCAAAATATGGCATCCTTAAAAACAGTATATTTTCGGGATATTTGGAGAGGAACAGCAACTGTTGTTGGGATCATTGTCCTTGTGGTAACTATCATGAATTTCCTTAGGCCCTTTGTCTTCAAgcatatttaa